The following proteins come from a genomic window of Maribacter sp. HTCC2170:
- a CDS encoding DUF4382 domain-containing protein, producing the protein MKIKNLLSALLVLILLTLFIGCTDGDDNNSDIGKLTVQITDAPFPHDLVAEANVTIFKIEARSKHIDIENVEENVDGTENNRDEEDSFIILMEEEMEMNLLSLTNGITETLVETNVSVGTYDLLRIYVKGINIVLKDGTTFDLNVPSGQQTGIKVFIKPGIVVSGGLSADLLLDFDVSKSFVPKGNRNDFSGITGFNFKPVIKACNKTTSGTLSGIVSTVQEEVHVGLEGAQIEIFTADTLNTTTFSDESGAYMVLGLMAGTYDVIVELEGYDSVVEEEIEIIKGNKTLQDFELTPIP; encoded by the coding sequence ATGAAAATCAAAAACTTACTAAGCGCACTACTGGTACTAATATTATTGACCCTATTTATCGGCTGTACCGATGGGGATGATAATAATAGTGATATTGGAAAACTAACTGTTCAAATAACAGATGCTCCCTTTCCGCACGATTTGGTTGCAGAGGCCAATGTAACCATTTTTAAAATCGAGGCACGTTCCAAACATATAGATATTGAAAATGTTGAGGAAAATGTGGATGGGACAGAAAATAATAGGGATGAGGAAGACTCTTTTATTATACTAATGGAGGAAGAAATGGAAATGAACCTTTTATCCTTAACTAACGGTATTACAGAGACATTGGTAGAAACAAATGTTTCTGTTGGAACATATGACTTACTTAGAATTTATGTGAAAGGTATCAATATAGTTCTCAAAGATGGTACTACTTTCGATTTAAATGTCCCAAGTGGTCAGCAAACAGGAATCAAGGTATTCATTAAGCCTGGAATAGTTGTAAGCGGAGGTCTAAGTGCAGATCTTTTACTGGATTTTGATGTTAGCAAATCTTTTGTGCCAAAGGGAAATAGAAATGATTTTTCCGGGATAACAGGTTTTAATTTTAAACCCGTTATTAAGGCCTGTAATAAAACAACCTCAGGAACTTTATCCGGAATAGTAAGTACTGTTCAAGAAGAAGTTCATGTAGGCTTAGAAGGCGCCCAAATAGAGATTTTCACCGCTGACACTTTGAACACTACAACTTTTAGTGATGAATCAGGGGCATATATGGTGCTGGGTCTAATGGCAGGAACCTATGATGTTATTGTTGAGTTAGAGGGCTATGATTCTGTAGTTGAGGAAGAAATAGAGATAATAAAAGGGAATAAGACTTTACAGGATTTTGAATTGACCCCTATTCCATAA
- a CDS encoding EamA family transporter, with translation MSKTQNPLLIILAFFSIYVIWGSTYLLNKIAVSEIPPFLLAGIRFVTAGILVFLIAKILGNTVSITWRQFKNTIVAGFLFLTFGNGIVVWALKFVDSGFAALEISAQPLIVLLLMRVLQGKKVQTMSIIGVVLGFIGIYLLVSQKEIINQENSVLGMIMIFVCMLSWGYGSLFVGKADLPKNYFVNTGYQMLAGGVMLIIASLAFSEKWPSPLEWSAPVKYSMLLLIVFGSIVAFTSFNYLLKVVSPEKVATSTYVNPIIAILLGWYFLDEQITFQSIIAAIVLLTGVYFINTKRKFVVFSRYFR, from the coding sequence ATGAGTAAAACTCAAAACCCATTATTGATTATCCTTGCGTTCTTCTCAATATATGTGATATGGGGTTCCACTTATTTACTTAACAAGATTGCCGTAAGCGAAATACCTCCATTCCTTTTAGCCGGCATAAGATTTGTAACGGCAGGAATATTGGTCTTTTTGATTGCCAAGATTTTAGGTAACACTGTTAGTATTACCTGGCGACAGTTTAAGAATACAATTGTTGCAGGTTTCCTATTCTTAACTTTTGGTAACGGCATCGTAGTCTGGGCCTTGAAATTTGTGGATAGTGGTTTTGCCGCATTGGAAATATCTGCACAACCATTGATTGTACTTCTCCTAATGAGGGTTTTACAGGGCAAGAAAGTACAAACAATGTCAATTATCGGGGTGGTTTTAGGGTTTATTGGAATTTATCTTTTGGTAAGCCAAAAAGAGATTATTAATCAGGAAAATTCAGTATTGGGAATGATAATGATATTTGTTTGTATGCTAAGTTGGGGATATGGTAGTCTTTTCGTCGGAAAAGCGGATTTACCAAAAAATTATTTCGTAAATACTGGATATCAAATGTTAGCAGGAGGAGTTATGTTGATAATTGCTAGCTTGGCTTTTTCTGAAAAGTGGCCGTCTCCATTAGAATGGAGTGCTCCTGTGAAGTATTCAATGCTCTTGTTGATTGTTTTCGGGAGTATAGTTGCTTTCACTTCATTTAACTATCTATTGAAAGTAGTTTCTCCCGAGAAGGTGGCAACAAGTACCTATGTAAATCCAATTATTGCAATACTCCTAGGCTGGTATTTTCTAGATGAGCAGATTACCTTTCAGTCAATCATAGCTGCAATTGTACTGCTTACAGGTGTTTATTTCATTAACACCAAACGCAAGTTTGTTGTTTTTTCAAGGTACTTTAGGTAG
- a CDS encoding Crp/Fnr family transcriptional regulator, translating to MKTQNPIHKKKLKAAYKTIFEAKFINEILVVSEYTQLKKGELLIDIGDEMTHIPLLLSGVVKIIRKEKKKELSLYYLKKGDTCAISFANCINNKKSIFKGVVEEDVEIFLLPVNKIDEWLIKYDSWRYYIIDSYHFRLLEMVGSIDNLAFLKMKDRVLNYLIGKLHTTNLTSVDVTHQEIANDLNTSRVVVTRLLKELEQEGEILMKRHKIEVLEK from the coding sequence ATGAAAACACAAAACCCTATCCATAAAAAAAAATTGAAAGCAGCTTATAAAACTATTTTTGAAGCAAAATTTATCAATGAGATTTTGGTGGTAAGTGAATATACCCAGCTGAAAAAAGGAGAGTTGCTAATAGATATTGGTGATGAAATGACCCATATTCCACTATTATTATCTGGCGTAGTTAAAATAATACGTAAAGAAAAAAAGAAGGAGCTTTCACTGTACTATCTAAAAAAAGGTGATACCTGTGCCATTTCTTTTGCGAACTGCATCAACAATAAAAAAAGCATTTTTAAAGGTGTTGTTGAGGAAGATGTTGAAATATTTCTTTTGCCAGTGAATAAAATTGATGAATGGTTAATTAAATATGATTCATGGCGTTATTATATTATTGATAGTTATCATTTTAGGCTATTGGAAATGGTTGGGTCAATAGATAATTTGGCTTTTCTAAAAATGAAGGATAGAGTTCTTAACTACCTTATTGGTAAGCTACATACCACAAACCTAACCTCCGTAGATGTTACACATCAAGAAATTGCGAATGATTTGAATACCTCTAGGGTTGTAGTTACAAGATTATTGAAAGAATTAGAACAAGAAGGTGAAATTCTAATGAAAAGACACAAAATAGAAGTATTGGAAAAATAG
- a CDS encoding DUF1080 domain-containing protein yields the protein MKNVTIILFLLFIFESCTSQKSISLFNGEDTSGWHIDVPAMDSIPDAINPFIVRDGMLVSLGTPAGHIITDKKYKNFSLDIEYRFASKPGNCGVLVYASTPRALYKMFPKSIEVQMMHENAGDFWCIVEDIEVEDMLDRRGPKEEWGITEGKKRRILNLTDGSENPVGEWNSMRIECLGNELKVWVNGDLVNHGYNATASNGQIALQAEGSEVEFRKLELTSIDKLSD from the coding sequence ATGAAAAATGTGACTATTATTTTGTTCCTCTTATTTATTTTTGAAAGTTGTACGTCTCAGAAGAGCATTAGTCTCTTTAATGGCGAGGATACTTCCGGTTGGCACATAGATGTTCCGGCCATGGATAGTATTCCTGATGCAATTAATCCATTTATTGTCAGAGATGGAATGTTGGTTAGTTTGGGAACCCCTGCTGGCCACATTATTACCGATAAGAAGTACAAGAATTTCAGTTTGGATATAGAGTATAGGTTTGCAAGTAAACCTGGAAATTGTGGTGTATTGGTTTATGCCTCAACTCCTAGGGCATTATACAAAATGTTTCCAAAATCGATTGAAGTACAAATGATGCATGAAAATGCCGGAGATTTCTGGTGTATTGTTGAGGATATTGAAGTAGAGGATATGCTAGACCGCAGAGGACCTAAAGAAGAATGGGGTATTACAGAAGGTAAGAAACGTCGAATACTTAATTTAACAGATGGTTCTGAAAACCCCGTTGGAGAATGGAACTCGATGCGGATTGAATGCCTTGGTAACGAACTAAAGGTATGGGTTAATGGTGATTTAGTCAATCACGGTTATAATGCCACGGCAAGTAATGGTCAAATAGCATTACAAGCAGAAGGTTCTGAAGTTGAATTTAGAAAATTGGAACTTACATCAATCGACAAATTGAGTGATTGA
- a CDS encoding GNAT family N-acetyltransferase, producing MNNIKIRQSIPGDVEQAVPLIYSSGPAAFDYVFKTNEYSALDYLKYAFQRPGGEFSFQNHYSVVVDDCVVGAGAIFTGNEMWGFTMSEALNIIKFYRFNGLRIMPRGLRIESLIKPPRKYEAAIGHLGIHESMRGKGLGTMLINELMLSNKIDKQKSFVLDVSIENPQAQRLYEKFGFEVSKKCLSKLKNQFAIVIDHNRMEKEIPTKSQVQ from the coding sequence ATGAACAATATCAAGATAAGACAATCTATTCCTGGGGATGTCGAGCAAGCGGTGCCATTGATTTATAGTTCTGGTCCTGCTGCCTTTGATTATGTTTTTAAAACGAATGAGTATTCGGCCTTGGATTACTTGAAATATGCATTCCAAAGGCCGGGAGGTGAATTCAGTTTTCAGAACCATTATTCTGTTGTAGTGGATGATTGTGTTGTTGGAGCTGGTGCGATTTTCACGGGCAATGAAATGTGGGGTTTTACTATGAGTGAGGCCTTGAATATCATTAAATTTTATAGATTCAACGGATTGCGTATAATGCCTAGAGGATTAAGGATTGAGAGCTTGATCAAGCCTCCCCGGAAATATGAAGCAGCGATTGGTCATCTAGGAATTCATGAATCTATGAGAGGGAAAGGTTTAGGAACAATGCTCATAAACGAATTGATGCTTAGCAATAAAATTGACAAACAAAAAAGTTTCGTTTTGGATGTTTCCATAGAAAACCCTCAAGCTCAAAGGTTATATGAAAAATTTGGGTTTGAAGTCTCAAAAAAGTGCCTTTCAAAATTAAAAAACCAATTTGCGATTGTGATTGACCATAATCGTATGGAAAAAGAGATACCAACAAAAAGTCAAGTGCAATGA
- a CDS encoding M14 family metallopeptidase, with protein sequence MKKIVLILLLFIISACSSPKQYNKLRTHKYAKPVDTSTRPVEYQQKGAFLIAGVGASTNFPAARLNKFERINDSLYQATILSENSPINPSPWYAFKIWAKEKRTLSVNLDYGEFKHRYNPKISKDGERWIALDSTYIERGADSTSAIIKLDIDQDTLWVAAQEIQDTKRVKSWVDSFKDHKMVTLGLAGLSAQERPLLHMNITRGANDYKPTIIVISRQHPPEVTGFFAMKAFIETLIEEGGKNGFFDKYRVMVYPLMNPDGADLGHFRHNTGGVDLNRDWSVYNQPEIAQITQHMVNEVKEHKNNVLLGLDFHSTYYDVYYTPHESVKRKIPDFTKTWLEQIRVALDIEDINESPGKGERPTSSAWFNRQFGATGITYEIGDDTPREFIKQKGEVSAQAMMDYFLKLK encoded by the coding sequence ATGAAGAAAATAGTACTAATTCTGTTACTCTTTATTATAAGTGCTTGTTCTTCCCCAAAGCAATACAATAAACTTAGGACACATAAATATGCAAAACCTGTAGATACGAGTACAAGACCTGTTGAATATCAGCAGAAAGGGGCCTTTTTGATTGCTGGAGTTGGGGCCAGTACTAACTTTCCGGCTGCGCGATTGAACAAATTTGAAAGAATAAATGATAGTTTATATCAAGCTACTATTCTATCAGAAAACTCTCCAATAAACCCAAGCCCTTGGTATGCATTTAAGATTTGGGCCAAAGAAAAGAGAACACTATCCGTAAACTTGGATTATGGTGAATTCAAGCATCGGTATAATCCGAAAATTAGTAAAGATGGGGAGCGCTGGATTGCTTTGGATTCCACTTATATAGAAAGAGGAGCCGATAGTACTTCAGCAATCATTAAACTTGACATAGATCAAGATACTTTGTGGGTTGCAGCGCAAGAAATTCAGGATACGAAGCGAGTGAAAAGTTGGGTGGATTCTTTCAAAGACCATAAAATGGTTACTCTGGGATTGGCCGGTTTAAGTGCTCAGGAAAGGCCATTGCTACATATGAACATCACTAGAGGAGCCAATGATTATAAACCAACCATTATCGTAATCAGTAGACAACACCCGCCTGAGGTAACTGGTTTTTTTGCGATGAAGGCATTTATCGAAACTTTAATAGAAGAAGGTGGCAAGAACGGGTTCTTTGACAAATATCGAGTTATGGTATATCCTTTGATGAACCCAGATGGTGCAGATTTAGGTCATTTTCGCCATAATACTGGCGGCGTTGATTTAAACAGGGATTGGAGTGTATATAACCAACCGGAAATTGCTCAAATCACCCAACATATGGTAAATGAGGTGAAAGAACATAAGAACAATGTGCTTTTGGGACTGGATTTTCATAGTACATACTATGATGTATATTATACCCCACATGAATCCGTAAAAAGAAAGATTCCTGATTTTACAAAAACTTGGTTAGAGCAAATACGCGTGGCTTTGGATATTGAAGATATTAATGAAAGTCCGGGAAAAGGGGAGCGACCAACTTCAAGTGCTTGGTTTAATAGGCAATTCGGAGCAACTGGTATAACGTATGAAATAGGTGATGACACTCCTAGGGAATTCATTAAACAAAAGGGAGAAGTTTCTGCCCAAGCAATGATGGATTATTTCCTTAAACTAAAATAG
- a CDS encoding amino acid permease yields the protein MEANQNNTKKFGTFAGVFTPTLLTILGVIMYLRMGWVVGNAGLLGAWLIIIVSFLITLTTALSMSAITTNIRIGAGGAYAIISQALGLEVGGSLGIPRYISQGLAVTMYIFGFREGWLGIFPDHNAFLVDIAVFAVLITIAYISADLAIKTQFLIMLVIILSLISIVIAAYYGSMSVPTEDAIRWGSFEGTSNGDMGGSGFWIVFAVFFPASTGIMAGANMSGELKDPRKSIPTGTLWAIGVSFVIYMVLAFWLARSASQEELINNYNIIIDKAYVGPLIIAGILGATFSSALASIVGSSRILFAMGEHRVLPYSKFLAGQSANGQPRNAMLVTGIMIFITMLLRDLNAVAPLVTLFFLITYAMINIVVIIEQKLGLISYRPIFKVNKWVPWVGLTSSVLAMFIINPTISLVSISIVFVVYWFLSRQNIETPFEDVRSGLFVSFAEWAAKHTWGMKKMQQRAWKPNLMVPIRDITGAKGNFQFLRNIARPKGSIKLLGIEPSSEDGILVKELEVLSESFRTKDVFSSWTVINSNDFARGVNYGNQALRGAFFRPNIVFLNLQQHDDYEMEIRPVIKESIRLEIGVLLYSSHPTALLGKRNMINVWVSDRTDNWHLGWDIGNLDLSTLIAYKLKKNWEATIRLIIVIKNEKEKENADKFLNSLVNLARLPKTLTEVHVGNFMEIVGDAPTADLNIFGMDENLKFEFVKTMTMKTESSCLFVKDSGHESILA from the coding sequence ATGGAAGCCAACCAAAACAACACTAAAAAATTTGGAACTTTTGCAGGGGTCTTCACACCTACTTTATTAACAATACTAGGCGTAATCATGTACCTTAGGATGGGATGGGTAGTTGGTAATGCAGGGTTATTAGGGGCTTGGTTGATAATCATTGTTTCGTTCTTGATTACTTTGACCACAGCGCTTTCAATGTCTGCAATTACAACAAATATTAGAATAGGCGCCGGAGGAGCTTACGCGATTATTTCGCAGGCCTTAGGTCTTGAAGTAGGTGGTAGTTTGGGCATACCTAGGTATATTTCCCAAGGTTTGGCCGTAACCATGTATATTTTTGGTTTTAGAGAAGGATGGTTGGGCATATTCCCTGACCACAATGCTTTTTTGGTGGATATTGCTGTATTCGCGGTTTTGATTACCATAGCGTATATAAGTGCAGACCTTGCAATAAAGACCCAATTCTTGATTATGTTGGTCATTATACTCTCTTTGATTTCAATTGTTATAGCAGCGTATTACGGATCAATGTCTGTACCCACCGAAGATGCCATACGTTGGGGCTCATTCGAAGGTACTTCTAACGGTGACATGGGGGGGTCTGGATTTTGGATTGTTTTCGCCGTCTTCTTTCCTGCCTCAACAGGAATCATGGCCGGGGCAAACATGTCAGGAGAGCTTAAAGATCCTAGAAAGAGCATTCCCACTGGTACATTATGGGCGATAGGCGTAAGTTTTGTGATCTATATGGTACTGGCCTTTTGGTTGGCGCGTTCTGCCAGTCAAGAAGAATTAATAAACAACTATAACATAATTATTGATAAGGCTTATGTTGGGCCTTTGATTATTGCTGGCATATTGGGAGCCACTTTTTCCTCTGCACTTGCCTCAATAGTTGGTTCCTCGAGAATTTTGTTCGCAATGGGTGAGCATAGGGTACTCCCCTATTCTAAATTTCTCGCTGGTCAAAGTGCCAATGGACAACCGAGAAATGCCATGTTGGTAACTGGAATCATGATTTTCATTACCATGTTGTTAAGGGATTTAAATGCGGTTGCTCCTTTGGTTACCTTATTCTTCTTGATAACCTATGCGATGATAAATATTGTGGTGATTATTGAACAAAAACTTGGGTTGATAAGTTATAGACCTATTTTTAAAGTGAATAAATGGGTGCCATGGGTAGGACTCACCTCTTCTGTTTTGGCCATGTTCATTATCAATCCTACCATCAGTCTAGTCTCTATTAGTATTGTTTTTGTAGTCTATTGGTTTTTATCAAGGCAAAATATCGAAACTCCTTTTGAGGATGTTAGATCAGGCTTGTTTGTTTCCTTTGCAGAATGGGCGGCTAAACACACATGGGGCATGAAAAAAATGCAACAAAGAGCATGGAAGCCAAATTTAATGGTCCCAATTCGTGATATTACAGGAGCTAAGGGCAATTTTCAGTTTTTGAGGAACATTGCCAGACCCAAGGGGTCAATTAAACTTTTGGGAATAGAGCCTTCTTCTGAGGATGGAATTCTAGTGAAGGAACTTGAAGTTCTTTCCGAATCATTTCGGACCAAAGATGTTTTCTCATCTTGGACAGTAATCAACAGCAATGATTTTGCTAGAGGCGTAAACTATGGAAACCAAGCTTTACGTGGAGCGTTTTTTAGGCCTAATATCGTATTTCTTAATTTACAACAGCATGATGACTATGAAATGGAAATACGTCCTGTAATTAAGGAGAGTATTAGACTGGAAATAGGTGTATTACTATATTCCTCTCACCCTACAGCCTTATTGGGTAAACGAAATATGATTAATGTTTGGGTGAGCGATCGTACCGATAACTGGCATTTAGGCTGGGATATCGGGAATTTGGATCTCTCAACATTAATAGCATATAAACTAAAAAAGAACTGGGAAGCTACAATTCGACTTATTATCGTCATTAAGAATGAAAAAGAAAAGGAGAATGCTGATAAGTTCCTTAATTCACTGGTTAATCTTGCCCGATTGCCAAAAACCCTGACTGAGGTTCATGTGGGCAATTTTATGGAAATAGTTGGTGACGCTCCTACTGCTGATTTGAACATTTTTGGTATGGACGAAAATCTAAAATTCGAATTCGTTAAAACCATGACCATGAAAACAGAAAGCTCCTGCCTTTTTGTTAAAGACTCAGGACATGAAAGTATTCTGGCGTGA
- a CDS encoding pseudouridine synthase gives MTLKHQLHFKLYKPFGMLSQLASNEERQIRSKRFLSELHEFPEGTMPVGRLDEKSEGLLLMTTDGKLSDTINRKGIEKEYYAQLDGDISPKAIEILATGVEIGFEGIRYTTKPCTVQKINFKPSLPAPDKRIRLARHRPNSWISIVITEGKFRQVRKMTAAVGFPTLRLVRVRIGALILDDLGPEEVVSIEKINLE, from the coding sequence ATGACCTTGAAACACCAGTTACATTTTAAGCTTTATAAACCCTTCGGGATGCTGAGTCAATTAGCGTCCAATGAGGAGCGACAAATTCGTAGTAAACGATTTTTAAGTGAACTGCATGAGTTTCCTGAAGGCACTATGCCTGTTGGCCGTTTGGATGAAAAATCGGAAGGACTTTTGCTAATGACCACTGATGGCAAACTGAGTGACACCATAAATCGCAAAGGAATTGAAAAGGAGTATTATGCGCAATTAGACGGTGATATTTCACCAAAAGCCATTGAAATATTGGCTACAGGAGTCGAAATTGGATTTGAAGGCATACGATATACTACCAAACCTTGTACGGTTCAAAAAATTAATTTTAAACCTAGTCTCCCGGCTCCGGACAAAAGGATTCGATTGGCTCGGCATCGACCCAATTCATGGATTAGCATAGTAATTACTGAAGGTAAGTTTCGTCAAGTACGTAAAATGACGGCAGCTGTTGGTTTTCCTACTCTACGACTCGTACGGGTCCGAATTGGTGCACTTATTCTAGATGATTTGGGTCCGGAAGAAGTAGTTTCAATAGAAAAAATCAACCTTGAGTAG
- a CDS encoding dipeptide epimerase translates to MKLAYKIIHLKKRFPLRISRGLVTGSDNLFVSVTKNRITGWGEMAPSSTLGNESALDAKQLLEGFYNTGISDLSISEIYQRGKEFNLPLCVLAALDIALWDQLAKESNLPLYKLFGFPLPKVATSVTIGINPPEVVKERMPILLDGTGVRYLKVKLGSKDGVEADKAMFSQVVESTKKYNVGLRVDANGGWDVNNAIHMMKWLANLGVDYVEQPLVHGMEEDLPAIFKNRPLPIYVDESCHFSTDIPKWATYVDGVNMKLMKCGGLTEALRIIATAKAFGLKTMIGCMGESSLSISAGASLTGVLDHVDLDSQLNLDPDPFSGAQLTNGIIMPNNRPGHGAILKEEYL, encoded by the coding sequence ATGAAATTAGCATACAAAATCATTCATCTAAAGAAAAGATTCCCGCTTCGAATAAGCCGTGGGCTCGTTACGGGCTCGGATAACCTCTTTGTTTCGGTTACCAAAAACAGAATCACAGGTTGGGGCGAAATGGCACCATCATCAACCTTGGGCAATGAATCCGCTCTAGATGCCAAACAACTGCTCGAGGGTTTTTATAATACAGGGATTTCAGATTTATCCATATCAGAAATTTATCAGCGGGGAAAAGAATTTAACCTACCATTATGCGTATTGGCGGCACTTGATATTGCATTGTGGGATCAATTGGCTAAAGAATCCAATCTCCCGCTTTACAAGCTATTTGGCTTTCCATTGCCCAAAGTGGCAACATCGGTTACCATTGGTATTAACCCACCTGAAGTGGTGAAAGAACGTATGCCTATACTTTTAGACGGTACTGGTGTTCGTTATTTAAAAGTGAAATTAGGGTCTAAAGATGGTGTCGAAGCCGATAAGGCGATGTTTTCACAAGTAGTTGAAAGTACCAAAAAATATAATGTAGGTTTACGTGTTGATGCCAATGGAGGATGGGATGTTAATAATGCTATTCATATGATGAAATGGTTGGCCAATTTGGGTGTTGATTATGTAGAACAACCGTTGGTTCATGGTATGGAAGAAGATTTACCGGCTATCTTCAAAAATCGACCATTGCCAATCTATGTTGATGAATCATGTCATTTTTCTACCGATATTCCCAAATGGGCAACTTATGTAGATGGAGTTAATATGAAATTGATGAAATGTGGTGGCCTCACCGAAGCATTACGTATAATAGCAACGGCCAAAGCCTTTGGATTAAAAACCATGATTGGTTGCATGGGTGAATCATCACTATCAATTTCTGCTGGGGCGTCATTAACCGGTGTTTTAGACCATGTTGATTTGGATTCACAACTAAATTTAGACCCGGACCCTTTTTCAGGGGCACAATTGACCAACGGAATAATAATGCCCAACAATAGGCCGGGACATGGAGCAATATTAAAGGAAGAATATCTATAG
- a CDS encoding DUF1611 domain-containing protein has translation MIKKDKKLAIYMEGNLDSMYAKMGYGVMRYSNNPIVCVIDSDFAGKRVNEVIDQPFDIPIVSTVEEAYEKGAEVFVLGLAPSGGKLPDSWVPAVKTALQLGMSIVNGLHDLLNERFSALLNPKISDQVIWDVRKPRTDYAIARARASKLDNKRVLMVGTDMAAGKMTAGLEVYKWVKEKGKNADFLPTGQIGITVMGKGIPLDAIKVDQACGAVEHLVLEAKDKEIVFVEGQGSLLHPGSTATLPLMRGSCPTHLILCHRAEMKTLRDSTEIEIPPFKEVIRLNEAVANAGGVFPKAKVVGIALNSSKLSEKETLDLIERLEKETGLPVTDVVRFGAEKIGRKLL, from the coding sequence ATGATTAAAAAGGATAAAAAGCTGGCAATTTATATGGAAGGTAATTTGGATTCTATGTATGCCAAAATGGGATATGGGGTCATGCGGTATTCAAACAACCCTATAGTTTGTGTAATTGATTCTGATTTTGCCGGAAAAAGGGTAAATGAGGTCATAGACCAGCCATTTGATATTCCAATTGTGTCCACCGTAGAAGAAGCCTATGAAAAAGGGGCAGAGGTGTTTGTGTTGGGCCTTGCGCCTTCTGGTGGTAAATTACCTGATAGTTGGGTTCCTGCAGTTAAAACTGCATTGCAATTAGGAATGTCCATAGTAAATGGCTTACATGATTTATTGAATGAACGTTTTTCAGCTTTATTGAACCCCAAAATCTCGGATCAAGTTATTTGGGATGTTCGTAAACCAAGAACCGATTATGCGATCGCCAGGGCACGTGCCAGCAAATTGGACAATAAACGTGTTCTTATGGTAGGTACTGATATGGCCGCGGGTAAAATGACCGCAGGTCTGGAAGTATATAAGTGGGTGAAAGAAAAAGGTAAGAATGCCGATTTTTTACCAACAGGACAGATTGGAATAACAGTAATGGGAAAAGGTATTCCATTAGATGCCATAAAGGTTGATCAGGCTTGTGGTGCTGTGGAACATTTGGTTTTAGAGGCAAAAGACAAGGAAATCGTATTTGTTGAAGGTCAAGGTTCTCTATTGCATCCTGGCAGTACCGCTACTTTGCCTTTAATGCGGGGAAGTTGCCCCACCCATTTAATTTTATGCCATAGGGCAGAGATGAAGACACTTAGGGACAGTACAGAGATTGAAATCCCTCCTTTTAAAGAAGTAATACGATTGAATGAAGCTGTTGCCAATGCTGGTGGCGTATTTCCAAAAGCCAAGGTCGTTGGGATTGCTTTGAATTCAAGTAAATTATCGGAAAAGGAAACCTTGGATTTAATTGAAAGATTAGAAAAGGAAACCGGATTACCGGTTACCGATGTTGTGCGCTTTGGAGCTGAAAAAATTGGGAGGAAGTTGTTATAA